The window AAAACTGTACTTTGTTCACGTAATTGCTGACCATCGCGATCTCACGAAAGAAAGCTCTGGCGCCATTTACAACTTCCTCGACAGCCTTAGAAGAAAGATCGGCAAGCTCTAAGAAATCGTCTTTCATAAATCCATGTATCTTTGGGGTCTCTATTGAAAACTTTTCGAGAACCTTCTCACAGACATCAACTATATCATCCAGAGTTTCAAGAATGCCCAATACATCTCCTCGTGACTCAGGAATAAGCATATAACTGTAAAGGTCGTGTTTGATGTCCCGTCTGACATTATCCGTTTCACTCTCGAGGGCGGTAATATCTTTATATTTATTCTCAAACTTATCTCTTTTACCGGTCACATACGCCTTTACCCCTTCATTAAATATCAACCCGGCTGTTGTCACGCGGTCTAGATAACCATCTATATCACACTCGAGCGCTCTGGATTTATTGTTAAAAAAATTCCGCATATTCAGGCTCCTTTTCATTTACCTGGAATATTTTTTATAGATTAAATCAAAACTTAATATCTTGAACACAACCCGGAACAGGTCAAATTTAGCAATCAATCGCGAATGATTTTCCCAATGACCGTGTCTGCATCTTTCATAAGTCTTATCTGCAGAGGCATTTTCCCCGGCAGACTGTGTGTCGCGCATGAAAGACAAGGATCGTAAGCTCTAAACGCCATCTCCACCATATTTAATAATCCGTCATTGACCTCGCCGTTTCTGATATATTTCTTTGCGGCCCGTTCTATCCCTATGTTCATCGCGGCAGAGTTTGCGACAGTGGCAACTATCAGATTCGCGGCGGTAATAATACCTCTTTCATCAGCTTCATAATGATGAATAAGGGTTCCCCTGGGAGCTTCTACGATACCTACACCCTCATCCGGCGTACTCAAATCCATATTCCTTATATCCGGAGAGGTTAATTCCTCTCTCCCTGATAACTCGACAAGGTGCTCGGCAGCATAAAGGGTTTCTACAAGGCGGGCCCAGTGGTTCGCGAGAGTATTATGAACCGGTTTTGAACCGATCGTTTCAAACAGACGTTCGTACTCCTCCTGAGCGATTGGCGTTGCCATCCCCTCGGAGGCGTTAAGGCGCGCCAGAGGCGCGACGCGGTATATCCCGCTATCAGTTCCATCCACAATCCCCTTCCAGCCAATCTTCCTGAGGTAGGGGAATTTGATATAGGTCCAGGGCTCTACGTGTTCCGCTATTATATCAGCGTAATCATCGTGTTTGAATCTTTCGATTTCCTTGCCTTTTTGGTCGACTACGCGAATATCTCCGTCGTAGAAATTTATCTTCAAACTGTCATCAACCATACCCATATAGCTGGTTTCAAGATAATAGCTCTCCGAGAGAATAAGATCCAGGTAGGATTTGTTTTCCAGCACAATATCATTAAAGGCCTTAAGTGTTATCCTGGCAAACTCCACAGCGTCAACGGCGAAATCCGCCAGTTCTTTCCTGGCCTCTTCCGTAACCTGTTTTGCCACTCCACCTGGAAGTCCAAGCACGGGATGTACAGGTTTTCCTCCCAGTTCGGCCATTAGAGCCCGGCAGCGCTTACGTATTTCAATAACCTTCTTACCCATTTCAATACCGACTTCATCGATAACTCCAAGGATATTACGCTTTTTCTTAGGGGCGTCAGGGCCCACGATAAAGTCAGGTCCGCCCAGAAAATAGAAATGAAGGAGGTGATCTTCGAACATGAACAGGTTATAGAAAAGTTCACGTATGGTCCGCGCCGCGGGAGTAGGTACAACCTTATATAAAGAATCTAAAGCTTTTGTAGCAGCC of the Candidatus Krumholzibacteriota bacterium genome contains:
- a CDS encoding DUF47 family protein — protein: MRNFFNNKSRALECDIDGYLDRVTTAGLIFNEGVKAYVTGKRDKFENKYKDITALESETDNVRRDIKHDLYSYMLIPESRGDVLGILETLDDIVDVCEKVLEKFSIETPKIHGFMKDDFLELADLSSKAVEEVVNGARAFFREIAMVSNYVNKVQFYEHEADDIEEQLKRKIFSSSEIEDFSHKIQLGYFAEKIAAVSDVSERVCERLSVYAIKRRI
- a CDS encoding Ni/Fe hydrogenase subunit alpha → MGKVISIDPITRLEGHGKIDIFLNDDGNVDRAFLQIPELRGFEKFVEGRRTEEMPQITSRICGVCPTAHHMAATKALDSLYKVVPTPAARTIRELFYNLFMFEDHLLHFYFLGGPDFIVGPDAPKKKRNILGVIDEVGIEMGKKVIEIRKRCRALMAELGGKPVHPVLGLPGGVAKQVTEEARKELADFAVDAVEFARITLKAFNDIVLENKSYLDLILSESYYLETSYMGMVDDSLKINFYDGDIRVVDQKGKEIERFKHDDYADIIAEHVEPWTYIKFPYLRKIGWKGIVDGTDSGIYRVAPLARLNASEGMATPIAQEEYERLFETIGSKPVHNTLANHWARLVETLYAAEHLVELSGREELTSPDIRNMDLSTPDEGVGIVEAPRGTLIHHYEADERGIITAANLIVATVANSAAMNIGIERAAKKYIRNGEVNDGLLNMVEMAFRAYDPCLSCATHSLPGKMPLQIRLMKDADTVIGKIIRD